From one Streptomyces sp. ICC1 genomic stretch:
- a CDS encoding gamma-glutamylcyclotransferase — MSLYAAYAGNLDPRLMTRRAPHSPLRGTGWINDWRLTFGGEQMGWEGALATIVEAPRHQVFVALYDVAPLDEDSMDRWEGVGLDIYRRMRVRVHTLDGEEAAWVYVLNGYEGGLPSARYLGELADAAESAGAPHDYVMELRKRPC, encoded by the coding sequence ATGTCGCTCTACGCCGCGTACGCCGGCAACCTCGACCCGCGGCTGATGACGCGCCGCGCTCCGCATTCGCCGCTGCGCGGCACGGGCTGGATCAACGACTGGCGGCTGACCTTCGGTGGCGAGCAGATGGGCTGGGAGGGCGCGCTGGCGACGATCGTCGAAGCACCCCGCCACCAGGTCTTCGTCGCGCTGTACGACGTCGCCCCGCTGGACGAGGACTCCATGGACCGGTGGGAGGGCGTCGGGCTCGACATCTACCGCCGGATGCGGGTGCGCGTGCACACGCTGGACGGCGAGGAGGCCGCCTGGGTGTACGTCCTGAACGGCTACGAGGGCGGCCTGCCCTCGGCCCGCTACCTGGGAGAGCTCGCCGACGCGGCCGAGTCCGCGGGCGCCCCCCACGACTACGTGATGGAACTGCGCAAGCGCCCCTGCTGA
- a CDS encoding purine-nucleoside phosphorylase — MNASVTDPFAAADAAAARLRELTGAETHDVALVMGSGWAPAAEALGAPEAEFPVTDLPGFPPPAVEGHGGKIRSYKIGDRRALLFLGRTHYYEGRGVAAVAHGVRTAVAAGCKTVVLTNGCGGLREGMKPGQPVLISDHLNLTATSPIVGANFVDLTDLYSPRLRAMCKEIDETLEEGVYVQFPGPHYETPAEINMIRVMGADLVGMSTVLEAIAAREAGAEVLGISLVTNLAAGISGEPLNHEEVLQAGRDSAARMGKLLTQVLARI; from the coding sequence GTGAACGCATCTGTTACCGACCCCTTCGCCGCCGCCGACGCCGCAGCCGCCCGACTCCGCGAGCTGACCGGCGCCGAGACCCACGATGTCGCCCTCGTGATGGGCTCCGGCTGGGCCCCCGCCGCAGAGGCGCTCGGTGCGCCCGAGGCCGAGTTCCCGGTCACCGACCTGCCCGGCTTCCCGCCCCCCGCCGTCGAGGGCCACGGCGGCAAGATCCGCTCGTACAAGATCGGCGACAGGCGCGCGCTGCTCTTCCTCGGCCGGACCCACTACTACGAGGGCCGCGGCGTCGCCGCCGTCGCCCACGGCGTGCGCACCGCCGTCGCCGCCGGCTGCAAGACCGTCGTCCTGACCAACGGCTGCGGCGGTCTGCGCGAGGGCATGAAGCCCGGTCAGCCCGTGCTGATCAGCGACCACCTCAACCTGACGGCCACCTCGCCGATCGTCGGCGCGAACTTCGTGGACCTCACCGACCTGTACTCGCCGCGCCTGCGCGCGATGTGCAAGGAGATCGACGAGACCCTCGAAGAGGGCGTCTACGTGCAGTTCCCCGGCCCGCACTACGAGACCCCGGCCGAGATCAACATGATCCGCGTCATGGGCGCCGACCTGGTCGGCATGTCCACCGTGCTGGAGGCCATCGCCGCCCGTGAGGCCGGCGCCGAGGTGCTCGGCATCTCGCTGGTCACCAACCTGGCGGCGGGCATCTCCGGCGAGCCGCTGAACCACGAAGAGGTGCTGCAGGCCGGCCGCGACTCGGCCGCGCGCATGGGCAAGCTGCTGACCCAGGTCCTCGCCCGGATCTGA
- a CDS encoding phospho-sugar mutase encodes MQDDLIARAQAWLAEDPDPETADELAKLIETSADAGVAAELADRFSGMLQFGTAGLRGELGAGPMRMNRNVVIRAAAGLAAYLKAQGHAGGLVVVGYDARYKSADFARDTAAVMIGAGLRAAVLPRPLPTPVLAYAIRHLGAVAGVEVTASHNPPRDNGYKVYLGDGSQIVSPADAEIAAQIDAIAALADVPRADSGWQDLGDEVLEAYLERTDAVLTPGSARGVRTVYTAMHGVGKDVVLAAFARAGFPAPVLVAEQAEPDPAFPTVAFPNPEEPGAMDLAFATAARANPDIVIANDPDADRCAVAVPDAASATGWRMLRGDEVGALLAAHLVHKGATGVFAESIVSSSLLGRIAEAAGLGYEETLTGFKWISRVEGLRYGYEEALGYCVDPEGVRDKDGVTAALLVAELASELKEQGRTLTDLLDDLAMAHGLHATDQLSVRVEDLSVIASAMAALRAEPPVSLAGLRVASAEDLNQGTATLPPTDGLRYYLEGDYKARVIVRPSGTEPKLKCYLEVVVPVAEASDLEPARARGREVLDAIKKDLAAAAGI; translated from the coding sequence GTGCAGGACGATCTGATCGCACGGGCCCAGGCCTGGCTGGCCGAGGACCCGGACCCGGAGACGGCGGACGAGCTCGCGAAGCTCATCGAGACGTCGGCGGACGCCGGGGTGGCGGCCGAGCTCGCGGACCGCTTCTCCGGCATGCTCCAGTTCGGCACCGCCGGGCTCCGCGGCGAGCTGGGCGCGGGCCCGATGCGGATGAACCGGAACGTGGTCATCCGGGCCGCGGCGGGCCTCGCGGCCTACCTCAAGGCCCAGGGGCACGCCGGCGGCCTGGTCGTCGTCGGCTACGACGCCCGCTACAAGTCGGCCGACTTCGCCCGCGACACCGCCGCCGTGATGATCGGCGCCGGGCTGCGCGCGGCCGTCCTGCCCCGCCCGCTGCCGACGCCCGTCCTCGCCTACGCCATAAGGCACCTGGGCGCCGTCGCCGGCGTCGAGGTGACCGCGAGCCACAACCCGCCCCGGGACAACGGCTACAAGGTCTACCTCGGCGACGGCTCGCAGATCGTCTCCCCGGCCGACGCCGAGATCGCCGCGCAGATCGACGCGATCGCCGCGCTGGCCGACGTACCGCGCGCGGACAGCGGCTGGCAGGACCTCGGCGACGAGGTCCTGGAGGCCTACCTGGAGCGCACGGACGCCGTCCTGACCCCCGGGTCCGCCCGGGGCGTGCGGACCGTCTACACGGCCATGCACGGCGTCGGCAAGGACGTCGTCCTGGCCGCCTTCGCCCGCGCGGGCTTCCCGGCCCCGGTCCTCGTGGCCGAGCAGGCGGAGCCGGACCCGGCCTTCCCGACCGTGGCCTTCCCGAACCCGGAAGAGCCCGGCGCGATGGACCTGGCCTTCGCGACGGCCGCCCGGGCGAACCCGGACATCGTCATCGCCAACGACCCGGACGCCGACCGCTGCGCGGTGGCCGTCCCGGACGCCGCGTCCGCCACCGGCTGGCGGATGCTGCGCGGCGACGAGGTCGGCGCGCTGCTCGCCGCCCACCTGGTGCACAAGGGCGCCACGGGCGTCTTCGCCGAGTCGATCGTCTCCTCCTCCCTCCTCGGGCGGATCGCGGAGGCGGCGGGCCTGGGCTACGAGGAGACCCTCACGGGCTTCAAGTGGATCTCCCGCGTCGAGGGCCTGCGCTACGGGTACGAGGAGGCGCTCGGCTACTGCGTGGACCCCGAGGGCGTCCGCGACAAGGACGGCGTCACCGCCGCCCTGCTCGTCGCCGAACTGGCCTCGGAGCTCAAGGAGCAGGGCCGGACCCTGACCGACCTGCTGGACGACCTGGCGATGGCCCACGGGCTGCACGCCACCGACCAGCTGTCGGTCCGCGTGGAGGACCTGTCGGTCATCGCCTCGGCGATGGCGGCGCTGCGCGCGGAGCCCCCGGTCTCGCTGGCGGGCCTGCGGGTCGCCTCGGCGGAGGACCTGAACCAGGGCACGGCGACGCTCCCGCCCACGGACGGGCTGCGCTACTACCTGGAGGGCGACTACAAGGCCCGGGTGATCGTGCGTCCGTCGGGCACGGAGCCGAAGCTGAAGTGCTACCTGGAGGTCGTGGTCCCGGTGGCGGAGGCCTCGGACCTCGAACCGGCCCGCGCGCGCGGCCGGGAAGTGCTCGACGCGATCAAGAAGGACCTCGCGGCGGCGGCCGGCATCTGA
- a CDS encoding 4-oxalocrotonate tautomerase family protein — MPYVNVKITREGATAAQKAEIIAGVTGLLVDVLDKDPATTFVVIEEVDLESWGVGGLPTAEYRRRAQTRAARPAAPAPPFNPYAG; from the coding sequence GTGCCGTACGTCAATGTGAAGATCACCCGCGAGGGTGCCACCGCCGCCCAGAAGGCGGAGATCATCGCCGGGGTCACCGGCCTGCTGGTCGACGTCCTCGACAAGGACCCCGCCACCACCTTCGTCGTCATCGAGGAGGTCGACCTGGAGAGCTGGGGCGTCGGCGGCCTGCCGACCGCGGAGTACCGCCGCCGCGCCCAGACCCGGGCCGCGCGGCCGGCGGCCCCGGCGCCGCCGTTCAACCCGTACGCCGGCTGA
- a CDS encoding SDR family oxidoreductase gives MSDAMTDAMTDSAAAHGTRTALVTGSSSGIGLDIARAFLDRGANVVLNGRDAGRLAKAAAVLGRPERTAWVAGDIADPGTGEALVRTALDRFGSVDVLVNNAGTFESKPFTEVTEEELDGFLTHNLKGTYLTTQAFVRAVRAQGRGAGVVNIGTVLVDHGLAGFPASAPVASKAGVHGLTVSLAAELAADGIRVNLVAPGIVRTPLHEGSDVDAYGGLALLNRVGEVAEISQAVLYLADAEFVTGHVLRVDGGHVTGRS, from the coding sequence ATGTCCGACGCCATGACCGACGCCATGACCGACAGCGCCGCCGCCCACGGCACCCGTACCGCCCTCGTCACGGGCTCCTCCAGCGGCATCGGGCTGGACATCGCCCGCGCCTTCCTGGACCGGGGCGCCAACGTCGTCCTCAACGGTCGCGACGCCGGCCGCCTCGCCAAGGCCGCGGCCGTCCTCGGCCGCCCGGAGCGCACCGCCTGGGTCGCCGGGGACATCGCCGACCCGGGCACCGGCGAGGCCCTCGTCCGGACCGCCCTCGACCGCTTCGGGAGCGTCGACGTCCTCGTGAACAACGCCGGGACCTTCGAGTCCAAGCCCTTCACCGAGGTCACCGAGGAGGAGCTGGACGGCTTCCTGACCCACAACCTCAAGGGCACCTACCTCACCACCCAGGCCTTCGTACGGGCGGTGCGCGCGCAGGGGCGCGGCGCCGGAGTCGTCAACATCGGCACCGTCCTGGTGGACCACGGCCTGGCCGGCTTCCCGGCCTCGGCGCCGGTGGCGAGCAAGGCCGGCGTGCACGGGCTGACGGTCAGCCTGGCGGCCGAGCTCGCGGCCGACGGCATCCGGGTCAACCTCGTGGCGCCCGGCATCGTCCGCACGCCGCTGCACGAGGGCTCCGACGTGGACGCGTACGGGGGCCTCGCGCTGCTGAACCGGGTCGGCGAGGTCGCGGAGATCTCGCAGGCGGTCCTCTACCTCGCGGACGCGGAGTTCGTCACGGGCCACGTCCTGCGCGTGGACGGCGGCCATGTCACCGGCCGCTCCTGA
- a CDS encoding LysR family transcriptional regulator, whose product MDVDLRDLQLLEAMAESGSLTAAASRLFVSQPALSQRLTRLEDRLGMRLFERAGRRLVPNPAGRRMLVAARHVLGELESATRDLRDIRDGRDRRVRFAAQCSTTFPWLPPVLRAFREREPDTEVRIVTVPDDAPIPALLADLVDVALVTKPDTQMDRVSLRPLFEDEMVAVVPAGHHWASRTHVTARDFTGVDLVLYDVYDQSRIPSEPLPIPPGARPARITTMPLVTDLVIEMAAGGQGVAILPNWVAAPYASSHGLALVRIGARPLTRTWFCATRPGPLPPHQAAFVEELTACLTGPRLP is encoded by the coding sequence ATGGATGTCGACCTGCGCGACCTGCAGCTCCTGGAGGCGATGGCCGAGAGCGGCTCGCTGACCGCCGCCGCCTCGCGGCTCTTCGTGAGCCAGCCCGCCCTCAGCCAGCGCCTGACCCGGCTGGAGGACCGGCTGGGCATGCGGCTCTTCGAGCGCGCGGGCCGCCGCCTGGTCCCGAACCCGGCCGGCCGCAGGATGCTCGTCGCCGCGCGCCACGTCCTCGGCGAACTGGAGTCGGCCACCCGCGACCTGCGGGACATCCGTGACGGCAGGGACCGCCGGGTGCGCTTCGCCGCGCAGTGCAGCACCACCTTCCCGTGGCTGCCCCCCGTGCTGCGCGCGTTCCGCGAGCGGGAGCCGGACACCGAGGTGCGGATCGTCACGGTCCCCGACGACGCGCCGATCCCGGCCCTCCTCGCCGACCTCGTCGACGTCGCCCTGGTCACCAAGCCGGACACGCAGATGGACCGGGTGAGCCTGCGCCCGCTGTTCGAGGACGAGATGGTGGCCGTGGTGCCCGCCGGACACCACTGGGCGTCCCGCACGCACGTGACGGCCCGCGACTTCACGGGCGTGGACCTGGTCCTCTACGACGTCTACGACCAGAGCCGCATCCCCTCGGAACCGCTGCCGATCCCGCCGGGCGCCCGGCCGGCCCGCATCACCACGATGCCCCTGGTGACCGACCTGGTCATCGAGATGGCCGCGGGCGGGCAGGGCGTGGCGATCCTGCCGAACTGGGTGGCCGCGCCGTACGCGTCCTCGCACGGCCTCGCCCTGGTCCGCATCGGGGCCCGGCCCTTGACCCGCACCTGGTTCTGCGCCACGCGCCCCGGCCCCCTCCCGCCCCACCAGGCCGCCTTCGTGGAGGAACTGACGGCCTGCCTCACGGGCCCGCGCCTCCCCTGA
- a CDS encoding HAMP domain-containing sensor histidine kinase has translation MIKALFAGRRWTSLRLRLLVVFALVALTAAVSASGIAYWLNREAVLTRTQDAALGDFRQEMQNRAASLPADPTQDELQHTAEMMAGSSPGYSVLLVEELGDGRKVSGAAGPDAFSLADVPKALQHAVDDRQKTTSANDAEYHMYWQRTKPHGNPYLVGGTRIVGGGPTGYMYKSLAQERDDLNALAWSLTIATGLALLGSALLAQAAARTVLKPVQRLGDAARRLGEGELDHRLEVSGTDELADLAHTFNKTAEALEKKVADMSAREESSRRFVADMSHELRTPLTALTAVAEVLEEEVDDLDPMIAPAVALVVSETRRLNNLVENLMEVTRFDAGTARLVLDDVDVADQVTACIDARAWLDAVELDAERGIVARLDPRRLDVILANLIGNALKHGGSPVRVSITVEGEWLVMAVRDNGPGIPEEVLPHVFDRFYKASASRPKSDGSGLGLSIAMENAHIHGGDITAENGAEGGALFTLRLPVDVGKVIAGDEA, from the coding sequence GTGATCAAAGCCCTGTTCGCGGGCCGGCGCTGGACCAGCCTGCGGCTTCGGCTCCTCGTCGTGTTCGCGCTGGTCGCCCTGACGGCCGCGGTCTCCGCGTCCGGGATCGCGTACTGGCTCAACCGCGAGGCGGTTTTGACCCGTACCCAGGACGCCGCCCTCGGGGACTTCCGGCAGGAGATGCAGAACCGGGCCGCTTCGCTGCCGGCCGACCCGACGCAGGACGAGCTGCAGCACACCGCCGAGATGATGGCGGGCAGCAGCCCGGGCTACAGCGTCCTGCTGGTCGAGGAGCTGGGGGACGGCCGCAAGGTGTCCGGCGCGGCCGGTCCCGACGCCTTCTCGCTGGCCGACGTGCCCAAGGCGCTGCAGCACGCGGTCGACGACCGGCAGAAGACCACCTCGGCCAACGACGCCGAGTACCACATGTACTGGCAGCGGACGAAGCCGCACGGCAACCCGTACCTGGTCGGCGGCACCCGGATCGTGGGCGGCGGGCCGACGGGCTACATGTACAAGTCCCTCGCCCAGGAGCGCGACGACCTCAACGCCCTGGCCTGGTCGCTGACCATCGCCACCGGGCTCGCGCTGCTCGGCTCCGCGCTCCTGGCGCAGGCGGCGGCCCGTACGGTGCTCAAGCCCGTGCAGCGGCTCGGCGACGCGGCGCGGCGGCTCGGCGAGGGGGAGCTGGACCACCGGCTCGAGGTGTCGGGAACGGACGAACTCGCCGATCTGGCGCACACCTTCAACAAGACGGCCGAGGCGCTGGAGAAGAAGGTCGCCGACATGAGCGCGCGGGAGGAGTCCAGCCGGCGGTTCGTCGCGGACATGTCCCACGAACTGCGCACGCCGCTGACGGCGTTGACGGCGGTCGCCGAGGTGCTGGAGGAAGAGGTCGACGACCTCGATCCGATGATCGCACCGGCGGTGGCGCTGGTCGTGAGCGAGACCAGGCGGCTGAACAACCTGGTGGAGAACCTGATGGAGGTCACCCGCTTCGACGCGGGAACGGCGCGCCTGGTGCTCGACGACGTGGACGTCGCCGACCAGGTCACGGCGTGCATCGACGCGCGCGCCTGGCTCGACGCGGTCGAACTCGACGCGGAGCGCGGGATCGTGGCGCGGCTCGACCCCCGGCGCCTCGACGTGATCCTGGCCAACCTGATCGGCAACGCGCTCAAGCACGGCGGGTCGCCGGTGCGGGTCTCCATCACGGTGGAGGGGGAGTGGCTGGTCATGGCGGTACGGGACAACGGGCCGGGCATCCCCGAGGAGGTGCTGCCGCACGTCTTCGACCGGTTCTACAAGGCGAGCGCCTCGCGGCCGAAGTCGGACGGCAGCGGTCTGGGCCTGTCCATCGCGATGGAGAACGCGCACATCCACGGTGGCGACATCACCGCGGAGAACGGGGCGGAGGGCGGCGCGCTGTTCACGCTGCGGCTGCCCGTGGACGTGGGGAAGGTGATCGCCGGTGACGAGGCGTAG
- the afsQ1 gene encoding response regulator transcription factor — MPFLLLIEDDDAIRTALELSLSRQGHRVATAATGEDGLKLLREQRPDLIVLDVMLPGIDGFEVCRRIRRTDQLPIILLTARNDDIDVVVGLESGADDYVVKPVQGRVLDARIRAVLRRGERESTDSAVFGSLVIDRSAMTVTKNGEDLQLTPTELRLLLELSRRPGQALSRQQLLRLVWEHDYLGDSRLVDACVQRLRAKVEEVPSSPTLIRTVRGVGYRLDSPQ, encoded by the coding sequence GTGCCCTTCCTGTTGCTCATCGAGGACGACGACGCCATCCGCACGGCCCTCGAACTCTCCCTGTCACGCCAGGGCCACCGTGTGGCCACCGCGGCGACGGGCGAGGACGGCCTGAAACTGCTCCGCGAGCAGCGGCCGGACCTCATCGTGCTGGACGTGATGCTGCCCGGCATCGACGGCTTCGAGGTGTGCCGGCGCATCCGCCGCACCGACCAGCTGCCGATCATCCTGCTGACGGCCCGCAACGACGACATCGACGTGGTGGTCGGCCTGGAGTCCGGAGCCGACGACTACGTCGTCAAGCCCGTCCAGGGGCGGGTGCTCGACGCCCGCATCCGGGCCGTGCTGCGCCGCGGAGAGCGCGAGTCCACCGACTCGGCCGTCTTCGGCTCGCTGGTCATCGACCGGTCCGCCATGACGGTGACGAAGAACGGCGAGGACCTCCAGCTCACCCCGACCGAGCTGCGGCTGCTCCTGGAGCTCAGCCGCCGGCCCGGCCAGGCGCTCTCCCGCCAGCAGTTGCTGAGGCTCGTCTGGGAGCACGACTACCTCGGCGACTCGCGCCTCGTGGACGCCTGCGTCCAGCGGCTGCGCGCCAAGGTCGAGGAAGTGCCCTCGTCCCCCACCTTGATCCGCACGGTCCGGGGCGTCGGCTACCGACTGGACTCCCCTCAGTGA
- the hpt gene encoding hypoxanthine phosphoribosyltransferase encodes MRVDEKDMGSDLQSVLITKEEIDAKLAELAAKIDAEYAGKDLLIVGVLKGAVMVMADLARALSTPLTMDWMAVSSYGAGTQSSGVVRILKDLDTDIKDKHVLIVEDIIDSGLTLSWLLSNLGSRQPTSLEVVTLLRKPDAAKVAIDVKWVGFDIPNEFVVGYGLDYAEKYRNLPFVGTLAPHVYGG; translated from the coding sequence ATGCGGGTGGACGAGAAGGACATGGGCAGCGACCTCCAGTCGGTGCTCATCACCAAGGAAGAGATCGACGCGAAGCTGGCCGAGCTGGCCGCGAAGATCGACGCGGAGTACGCGGGCAAGGACCTGCTCATCGTCGGCGTCCTCAAGGGCGCGGTGATGGTGATGGCGGACCTGGCGCGCGCCTTGTCCACCCCGCTCACCATGGACTGGATGGCGGTGTCCTCGTACGGCGCCGGGACCCAGTCCTCGGGCGTGGTGCGGATCCTCAAGGACCTGGACACCGACATCAAGGACAAGCACGTCCTGATCGTCGAGGACATCATCGACTCGGGCCTGACGCTCTCCTGGCTGCTGTCGAACCTGGGCTCCCGCCAGCCGACGTCCCTCGAGGTCGTCACGCTGCTGCGCAAGCCCGACGCCGCGAAGGTCGCGATCGACGTGAAGTGGGTCGGCTTCGACATCCCGAACGAGTTCGTCGTGGGCTACGGCCTGGACTACGCGGAGAAGTACCGCAACCTGCCGTTCGTCGGCACGCTCGCGCCGCACGTCTACGGCGGCTGA
- the ftsH gene encoding ATP-dependent zinc metalloprotease FtsH, translated as MDVKRYFRGPVMWIVLAVLAVVVLMNVVGSGGGYKSVDTSEVIKAINSGQVQQARLTTGDSQMVKIDLKKDQKLGDNSGSKFQANYIGDQGVQLAQNLQTKYEAGQIPDGYSVAPDKTSPFLSVLLSLLPFVLIVVVFLFLMNQMQGGGSRVMQFGKSKAKLITKDTPKTTFADVAGADEAVEELHEIKEFLQEPAKFQAVGAKIPKGVLLYGPPGTGKTLLARAVAGEAGVPFYSISGSDFVEMFVGVGASRVRDLFEQAKANAPAIVFVDEIDAVGRHRGAGLGGGHDEREQTLNQLLVEMDGFDVKGGVILIAATNRPDILDPALLRPGRFDRQIAVDRPDMQGRLEILKVHGKGKPVTPDVDLGAVARRTPGFTGADLANVLNEAALLTARSDLKLIDNHALDEAIDRVVAGPQKRTRIMSDREKKITAYHEGGHALVAAASPNSDPVHKITILSRGRALGYTMVLPEEDKYSTTRNEMLDQLAYMLGGRAAEELVFHDPTTGAANDIEKATATARAMVTQYGMTERLGAIKFGGDNTEPFLGREMSHPRDYSEEVAALVDEEVKKLIETAHNEAWEILVENRDVLDNLVLALLEKETLNKEQIAEVFSTIVKRPARPAWTGSSHRTPSTRPPVLSPKELQLTNAANGTSAASASPAVTVEKSPEPSPEERSE; from the coding sequence ATGGACGTGAAGCGATACTTCCGTGGGCCGGTCATGTGGATCGTGCTGGCCGTCCTCGCCGTGGTCGTGTTGATGAATGTCGTCGGATCCGGCGGCGGCTACAAGTCGGTGGACACGAGCGAGGTCATCAAGGCGATCAACAGCGGCCAGGTGCAGCAGGCGCGCCTGACCACCGGTGACAGCCAGATGGTCAAGATCGACCTCAAGAAGGACCAGAAGCTCGGAGACAACTCCGGGTCCAAGTTCCAGGCCAACTACATCGGGGACCAGGGCGTCCAGCTCGCCCAGAACCTCCAGACCAAGTACGAAGCCGGTCAGATCCCCGACGGGTACTCCGTCGCGCCGGACAAGACCAGCCCGTTCCTCAGCGTGCTGCTCTCGCTGCTGCCCTTCGTCCTCATCGTCGTCGTCTTCCTGTTCCTGATGAATCAGATGCAGGGCGGCGGCTCCCGGGTCATGCAGTTCGGGAAGTCCAAGGCCAAGCTCATCACCAAGGACACCCCGAAGACGACGTTCGCGGATGTCGCGGGCGCGGACGAGGCCGTCGAGGAGCTCCACGAGATCAAGGAGTTCCTCCAGGAGCCGGCGAAGTTCCAGGCCGTCGGCGCCAAGATCCCCAAGGGTGTGCTGCTCTACGGCCCGCCCGGCACCGGCAAGACCCTGCTCGCGCGTGCCGTCGCGGGCGAAGCCGGTGTCCCCTTCTACTCGATCTCCGGTTCCGACTTCGTCGAGATGTTCGTCGGTGTCGGTGCCTCGCGTGTCCGCGACCTGTTCGAACAGGCCAAGGCCAACGCTCCGGCGATCGTCTTCGTCGACGAGATCGACGCCGTCGGCCGGCACCGCGGTGCGGGCCTCGGCGGCGGCCACGACGAGCGCGAGCAGACCCTCAACCAGCTGCTGGTCGAGATGGACGGCTTCGACGTGAAGGGCGGCGTCATCCTGATCGCCGCCACGAACCGTCCGGACATCCTCGACCCGGCGCTCCTGCGCCCCGGCCGCTTCGACCGCCAGATCGCGGTCGACCGTCCGGACATGCAGGGCCGTCTGGAGATCCTCAAGGTTCACGGGAAGGGTAAGCCGGTCACTCCGGACGTCGACCTGGGTGCGGTTGCCCGGCGTACGCCCGGCTTCACCGGTGCCGATCTCGCCAACGTCCTGAACGAGGCCGCGCTGCTCACGGCCCGCTCGGACCTGAAGCTGATCGACAACCACGCGCTGGACGAGGCGATCGACCGCGTCGTGGCGGGTCCGCAGAAGCGGACCCGGATCATGTCGGACCGGGAAAAGAAGATCACCGCGTACCACGAGGGCGGACACGCCCTGGTCGCGGCGGCTTCCCCGAACTCCGACCCGGTCCACAAGATCACGATCCTGTCCCGCGGCCGGGCCCTGGGTTACACCATGGTCCTGCCCGAAGAGGACAAGTACTCGACCACGCGCAACGAGATGCTCGACCAGCTGGCGTACATGCTGGGCGGGCGCGCGGCCGAGGAACTGGTCTTCCACGACCCGACCACGGGTGCCGCGAACGACATCGAGAAGGCCACGGCAACGGCCCGCGCGATGGTCACGCAGTACGGCATGACCGAGCGCCTCGGCGCGATCAAGTTCGGCGGGGACAACACCGAGCCGTTCCTGGGCCGCGAGATGTCGCACCCGCGGGACTACTCGGAAGAGGTCGCGGCGCTGGTCGACGAAGAGGTCAAGAAGCTCATCGAGACCGCGCACAACGAGGCCTGGGAAATCCTGGTCGAGAACCGCGACGTGCTCGACAACCTCGTTCTCGCACTGCTGGAGAAGGAGACGCTCAACAAGGAGCAGATCGCCGAGGTCTTCTCGACGATCGTGAAGCGCCCGGCCCGCCCGGCGTGGACCGGCTCCTCGCACCGCACGCCGTCGACCCGTCCGCCGGTGCTCTCTCCCAAGGAGCTCCAGCTGACGAACGCGGCGAACGGCACGTCGGCGGCCTCGGCCTCGCCCGCCGTGACCGTGGAGAAGTCCCCGGAGCCCTCCCCGGAGGAGCGCTCCGAGTAG
- the folE gene encoding GTP cyclohydrolase I FolE — protein MTDPVTLTGGEGTIGEFDEKRAEAAVRELLIAVGEDPDREGLLATPGRVARAYKEIFAGLYQKPEDVLTTTFDLGHDEMVLVKDIEVMSTCEHHLVPFHGVAHVGYIPSVDGKITGLSKLARLVDVFARRPQVQERLTTQIAESVMEILDPRGVIVVIECEHMCMTMRGVRKPGAKTITSAVRGQLRDPATRNEAMSLIMAR, from the coding sequence ATGACCGACCCAGTGACCCTGACCGGTGGCGAGGGCACGATCGGCGAGTTCGACGAGAAGCGCGCCGAGGCGGCCGTCCGCGAGCTCCTGATCGCGGTCGGCGAGGACCCCGACCGCGAGGGCCTCCTGGCGACCCCGGGCCGCGTCGCGCGGGCGTACAAGGAGATATTCGCCGGCCTCTACCAGAAGCCGGAGGACGTCCTGACGACGACCTTCGACCTCGGTCACGACGAGATGGTCCTGGTGAAGGACATCGAGGTCATGAGCACCTGCGAGCACCACCTGGTGCCCTTCCACGGAGTGGCGCACGTCGGCTACATCCCGTCCGTCGACGGCAAGATCACCGGGCTGTCGAAGCTGGCCCGCCTCGTGGACGTCTTCGCCCGCCGCCCCCAGGTGCAGGAGCGGCTGACCACCCAGATCGCCGAATCGGTCATGGAGATCCTGGACCCGCGCGGGGTCATCGTGGTCATCGAGTGCGAGCACATGTGCATGACCATGCGCGGTGTCCGCAAGCCCGGCGCGAAGACCATCACCTCGGCCGTCCGCGGCCAGCTGCGCGACCCCGCCACGCGCAACGAGGCGATGAGCCTCATCATGGCGCGCTGA